A genome region from Cucurbita pepo subsp. pepo cultivar mu-cu-16 chromosome LG02, ASM280686v2, whole genome shotgun sequence includes the following:
- the LOC111787544 gene encoding uncharacterized protein LOC111787544, with product MGDTSREALISRKAKVFNRSASHAQDELHSFRSYLRWMCVDQSDIWSAGLSWSVFFLFAIVVPAMSHFHLACSSCDSHHARPFDRVVQLSLSSVATVSFLCLSNFIRRYGLRRFLFFDRLCDESETVRRGYTNKFNRSLRVLSAFVVPCFAAESAYKIWWYASGASQIPFLGNVIVSDAVACSMELLSWLYRTTVIFLVCILFRLICDLQILRLQDFATVFQVDSDVGSVLSEHLRIRRHLRIISHRYRAFILWSLILVTGSQFTSLLMTTKSSSLNIYIAGELALCSMTLLTSLMILLRSATKITHKAQSVTALAAKWHVCATLDSFDVTDGETPMAAAAASADGNLMFPVTPRGDEESEGEEGCDEEDELDNTKLIPAYAYSTISFQKRQALVTYFENNRAGITIYGFTLDRTTLHTIFGIELSLVLWLLGKTIGFS from the exons ATGGGCGACACCAGCAGAGAGGCGTTGATTAGCAGAAAGGCGAAGGTGTTCAATCGCTCAGCCTCTCACGCTCAGGACGAATTGCATAGCTTCAGATCGTATTTGCGATGGATGTGCGTGGATCAATCGGACATTTGGAGCGCTGGATTGTCGTGGTCGGTGTTCTTCCTCTTCGCTATCGTCGTTCCAGCGATGTCGCATTTCCATCTCGCCTGTTCTTCCTGTGATAGCCATCACGCCAGGCCGTTCGATCGCGTCGTTCAATTGTCGCTTAGCAGTGTGGCGACGGTTTCCTTCCTCTGCCTTTCGAATTTCATCAGGAGGTACGGACTTAGGAGATTCTTGTTCTTCGATAGGCTCTGCGATGAAAGCGAAACTGTGAGAAGAGGATACACCAACAAGTTCAAT AGATCACTGAGAGTACTATCAGCATTTGTGGTCCCATGCTTCGCAGCGGAGAGCGCGTACAAAATCTGGTGGTACGCGTCAGGCGCGTCGCAAATCCCATTCCTGGGGAACGTTATAGTGAGCGACGCAGTAGCGTGCTCCATGGAGCTGCTGTCGTGGCTGTACAGAACCACAGTGATCTTCCTAGTGTGCATCCTCTTCCGTCTGATCTGCGACCTCCAGATCCTACGGCTGCAGGACTTCGCCACCGTGTTCCAGGTAGACTCCGACGTGGGGTCGGTCCTTTCCGAGCATTTGAGAATCAGACGGCACTTGAGAATCATCAGCCACCGGTACCGCGCCTTCATATTGTGGTCGTTGATCCTCGTCACCGGCAGCCAGTTCACTTCTCTACTCATGACTACCAAGTCCTCCTCCCTCAACATCTACATCGCCGGCGAACTTGCG TTATGCTCGATGACGCTACTGACAAGTCTGATGATACTACTACGGAGCGCCACAAAAATCACCCACAAAGCGCAGTCAGTGACGGCGCTTGCTGCCAAGTGGCACGTATGTGCGACGTTGGATTCTTTCGACGTGACAGACGGGGAGACCCCCATGGCTGCCGCCGCCGCTTCCGCCGACGGAAACCTTATGTTTCCGGTGACACCGCGCGGCGATGAGGAATCAGAGGGGGAGGAAGGTTGCGACGAAGAAGATGAACTGGACAACACCAAGTTGATCCCAGCCTACGCGTACAGCACCATCTCATTCCAAAAGAGACAGGCCTTAG TGACGTACTTCGAGAACAACAGAGCTGGGATAACCATATACGGGTTTACCCTGGATAGGACTACACTCCACACCATCTTTGGAATAGAGTTATCCTTGGTTCTTTGGCTGCTTGGCAAAACCATCGGTTTTTCTTAA